A single genomic interval of Nerophis lumbriciformis linkage group LG17, RoL_Nlum_v2.1, whole genome shotgun sequence harbors:
- the LOC133614884 gene encoding serine palmitoyltransferase small subunit B-like, which yields MNLKNLARLYYQYLLITAIYVLEPWEQSIYNSVLLSAVAMVIYTSYVFVPIHLCLALKFFSGVCGGQPESTMALIN from the coding sequence ATGAACTTGAAGAACCTGGCCCGGCTGTACTACCAGTACCTCCTCATCACCGCCATCTACGTGCTGGAGCCTTGGGAACAGTCCATCTACAACTCGGTGCTCCTCTCCGCCGTCGCCATGGTGATCTACACCTCCTATGTGTTTGTGCCCATCCACCTGTGCCTGGCGCTGAAGTTCTTCTCGGGCGTCTGCGGCGGGCAGCCAGAGAGCACCATGGCCCTCATCAACTGA
- the LOC133614883 gene encoding serine palmitoyltransferase small subunit B-like has translation MNLKNLREYLARLYYQYLLITAIYVLEPWEQSIFNSVLLSAVAMVIYTSYVFVPIHLCLALKFFSGVCGGQPESTMALIN, from the coding sequence ATGAACTTGAAGAACCTGCGGGAGTACTTGGCCCGGCTGTACTACCAGTACCTCCTCATCACCGCCATCTACGTGCTGGAGCCTTGGGAACAGTCCATCTTCAACTCGGTGCTCCTCTCCGCCGTCGCCATGGTGATCTACACCTCGTATGTGTTTGTGCCCATCCACCTGTGCCTGGCGCTGAAGTTCTTCTCGGGCGTCTGCGGCGGGCAGCCAGAGAGCACCATGGCCCTCATCAACTGA